In Cryptomeria japonica chromosome 10, Sugi_1.0, whole genome shotgun sequence, a genomic segment contains:
- the LOC131030719 gene encoding defensin-like protein 1, with the protein MEKRGYAVLALLLIVVASEVHGAESLCERRSQTWHGFCGETTHCDNQCRNWEHACHGACHADGLGSACFCYFNVCGQNC; encoded by the exons ATGGAGAAGCGAGGGTATGCAGTGCTTGCTTTACTCTTGATCGTTGTTGCTTCTG AAGTACATGGTGCTGAAAGTCTGTGTGAAAGAAGAAGCCAAACATGGCATGGATTTTGCGGAGAAACTACACATTGCGATAACCAATGTAGGAATTGGGAACATGCATGCCATGGAGCTTGCCATGCAGATGGACTCGGGTCTGCATGCTTCTGCTACTTCAATGTGTGTGGGCAAAATTGCTAA